One segment of Gordonia terrae DNA contains the following:
- a CDS encoding DUF305 domain-containing protein → MRATRTGVVVAAAAAVLTVVAACSDTTTEDHSSMTGMGTSSTSAESSAAATAEHNSADISFAQQMIPHHTQAIMMSDILLEKDNINPQVVSLAQQIKDAQQPEIEQMQSWLKQWGAPLEGQGHNMDMDTSMAPGASPMPSMMGMMSPEQMQQLRDAQGAEASRLFLTQMIEHHRGAIAMAKTEIQDGQSPEAIALARQIVTDQENEIARMQQLLNNP, encoded by the coding sequence ATGAGAGCCACACGAACCGGTGTCGTCGTTGCTGCCGCGGCGGCTGTTCTGACAGTGGTGGCCGCGTGTTCGGACACCACGACCGAGGACCACTCCTCGATGACGGGCATGGGCACCAGCTCAACGAGCGCCGAATCGTCGGCGGCGGCCACTGCCGAACACAACAGCGCGGACATCTCTTTCGCCCAGCAGATGATCCCGCACCACACCCAGGCGATCATGATGAGCGACATCCTGCTGGAGAAAGACAACATCAACCCCCAGGTCGTCAGTCTGGCGCAGCAGATCAAAGACGCTCAGCAGCCCGAGATCGAACAGATGCAGTCGTGGCTGAAGCAGTGGGGAGCCCCACTCGAGGGCCAGGGCCACAACATGGACATGGACACGTCGATGGCACCGGGCGCCTCCCCGATGCCGTCGATGATGGGAATGATGTCGCCAGAACAGATGCAGCAGCTACGCGACGCGCAAGGAGCCGAGGCGTCGCGCCTGTTCTTGACGCAGATGATCGAACACCACCGCGGCGCCATCGCCATGGCCAAGACCGAAATCCAAGACGGTCAATCGCCCGAGGCGATCGCCCTGGCACGTCAGATCGTCACTGACCAAGAGAACGAAATCGCCAGGATGCAGCAGCTTCTCAACAACCCCTAG
- a CDS encoding M23 family metallopeptidase: protein MQTVLTSLRVKVGQQWGPKVMGVAAAMCVGVAPVIATAPAAASTDGHVAGELIAIVQDSVKAALGGAAAASLGEPITQAASCLGAQAQSGSVGDAGSATALQCFGTFSLINPIDGFRIIDALPLARLVATLIAAIVPHDPNEPHGPQPQEPGTPTPLLPGSGGAVAPTAGEITSTFGDGRGHQGIDIGNDLGAPIVAVANGEVITSGPAEGFGLWMRIRHDDGTITTYGHNDENLLEQGAQVRMGQSIATVGNRGVSTGPHLHFEVLDPTGVNVDPAQWLADRGVVLAMAVDADARVPGPVVPQWVGEPRL from the coding sequence ATGCAGACGGTGTTGACATCGCTACGGGTCAAGGTGGGGCAGCAGTGGGGCCCCAAGGTTATGGGGGTGGCAGCGGCGATGTGTGTGGGTGTTGCGCCTGTGATTGCCACCGCACCGGCGGCGGCCTCGACCGATGGACATGTGGCCGGGGAGTTGATCGCGATCGTGCAGGATTCGGTGAAGGCCGCTTTGGGTGGTGCCGCGGCGGCGAGTTTGGGGGAGCCGATCACGCAGGCGGCGTCTTGCCTAGGTGCTCAAGCTCAGTCGGGCAGCGTCGGCGATGCGGGCAGTGCGACCGCGCTGCAGTGCTTCGGCACGTTTTCGCTCATTAATCCGATAGACGGGTTCCGGATCATCGACGCGTTACCGCTGGCTCGGCTGGTGGCCACCCTGATCGCCGCGATCGTGCCGCACGATCCGAACGAGCCGCATGGCCCCCAGCCGCAGGAACCCGGGACGCCGACGCCGTTGCTGCCCGGTAGTGGCGGTGCAGTGGCGCCGACTGCGGGTGAGATCACGTCCACCTTCGGTGACGGGCGGGGCCATCAGGGCATTGATATCGGCAATGATCTGGGCGCGCCGATTGTCGCGGTGGCTAATGGGGAGGTCATCACCTCCGGACCTGCCGAGGGGTTCGGGTTGTGGATGCGGATCCGGCACGATGACGGCACGATCACCACCTACGGCCACAATGACGAGAATCTGCTCGAGCAGGGCGCGCAGGTACGAATGGGGCAATCGATCGCCACAGTAGGCAACCGTGGGGTCTCGACCGGCCCTCATCTGCATTTCGAGGTTCTCGATCCGACGGGAGTCAACGTCGATCCGGCACAGTGGCTGGCCGATCGCGGGGTGGTTCTGGCGATGGCCGTTGATGCCGACGCCCGCGTGCCGGGGCCGGTGGTGCCGCAGTGGGTGGGCGAACCACGCCTGTGA